From a single Oscarella lobularis chromosome 20, ooOscLobu1.1, whole genome shotgun sequence genomic region:
- the LOC136198891 gene encoding uncharacterized protein gives MENDFRRAVQLLQIARQCRPRSPDDAVPILHQCLLILDRLVAFIPRAHRMQLEAFAELAANHRALGNWEEVIGATSAVLVRPLQFINDVQLFCLSCRRDAFERLRQYKDALNDCNLLINVCPPGERREYERKINKLKLNIEMDDCADNRLPEAAREAGQEKRSKKEKVVEFPQVTQKKKSAKEMRKDEFRRKKEMEEIGRQLQQRTVSKEASPQVELRFLSLPLSMQVTHRLLPRLLLLQRRMKSALSLQTKRKAKRERTRLLTTFYHRLPLPFPVKTSRNLILKIKLRRRGRKVERGKRWKT, from the exons ATGgaaaacgattttcgtcgagcCGTTCAGTTGCTTCAGATCGCTCGCCAATGCCGTCCTCGATCGCCCGATGACGCTGTGCCAATTCTTCACCAGTGCCTTCTCATTCTTGACCGTCTAGTCGCCTTCATTCCTCGAGCGCACCGCATGCAATTGGAAGCGTTTGCCGAGCTAGCAGCTAATCATCGCGCTCTG GGAAACTGGGAAGAGGTTATAGGCGCAACTTCAGCCG TTTTGGTTCGGCCATTGCAGTTTATCAACGACGTTCagcttttttgtctttcttgtcgacgcgacgctttCGAGAGATTGCGACAGTATAAAGATGCTTTGAACGATTGCAATTTACTTATTAACGTCTGTCCTCCTGGCGAG agacGAGAATATGAGAGGAAAATTAACAAGCTGAAGTTGAATATCGAAATGGACGATTGTGCAGACAATCGACTG CCTGAGGCTGCACGAGAGGCTGgacaagagaaaagaagcaaaaaggaaaaggtgGTTGAATTTCCTCAAGTGACG caaaagaagaaatcggcGAAAGAGATGAGGAAAGACGAGTTCAGACGCAAGAAG GAGATGGAAGAGATTGGCCGACAACTTCAGCAAAGAACAGTTTCCAAAGAAGCATCTCCACAGGTCGAactgcgttttctttcgctgcCTTTGTCTATGCAGGTCACGCATAGGCTACTACCACGGCTACTACTACTTCAAAGGCGAATGAAGTCAGCTCTTTCCCtccaaacgaaacgaaaggcGAA gaGGGAAAGAACACGGCTTTTAACGACGTTCTATCATCGCCTTCCTCTACCGTTTCCAGTGAAAACGAGCCGAAACCTAATATTAAAGATAAAGCTcagaagacgaggaagaaaagtCGAAAGAGGAAAACGTTGGAAAACGTGA